A part of Bacteroidales bacterium genomic DNA contains:
- a CDS encoding aquaporin family protein has translation MTPFIAEIIGTALLIILGGGVVANVVLNKTFGNKSGWIVITTGWALGVFVGVVVAGPYSGAHINPAVTVALAIADKFSWNLVPSYISAQFIGAMTGSFIVWLIYKDHFDATEDKDCKKAVFCTAPAIRNTFRNLLSEIVGTFVLLITILYFTDASITTQNTPIGLGSIGALPVAFLVWSIGLSLGGTTGYAINPARDLGPRIMHAILPIKGKSSSDWTYAWIPFFGPLLGGIFAAFLFLLLA, from the coding sequence ATGACTCCTTTTATAGCTGAAATTATTGGAACAGCACTACTTATTATTTTGGGAGGTGGTGTGGTAGCAAATGTGGTATTAAACAAAACTTTTGGAAATAAAAGCGGATGGATAGTTATAACAACGGGCTGGGCATTAGGTGTTTTTGTTGGAGTGGTGGTAGCCGGACCATATAGTGGTGCTCATATTAATCCTGCTGTTACGGTTGCATTAGCTATTGCAGATAAATTTTCGTGGAATCTAGTACCATCATATATTTCAGCACAATTTATTGGAGCAATGACAGGTTCATTTATAGTGTGGTTGATATATAAAGATCATTTTGACGCTACAGAAGATAAAGATTGTAAAAAAGCTGTTTTTTGTACAGCTCCTGCTATTCGAAATACGTTTCGTAACTTATTAAGTGAAATTGTTGGTACTTTCGTTTTATTAATCACCATTTTATATTTTACTGATGCCTCTATAACAACACAGAATACACCAATAGGATTAGGTTCTATTGGAGCGTTACCTGTTGCTTTTCTGGTTTGGAGTATAGGTCTATCTTTAGGAGGCACAACAGGTTATGCAATAAATCCGGCAAGAGATTTAGGCCCAAGAATAATGCATGCTATTTTACCCATAAAAGGCAAAAGCTCAAGCGACTGGACCTATGCATGGATTCCTTTCTTTGGACCGCTTTTGGGAGGAATATTTGCAGCTTTTTTATTCCTTCTTTTAGCTTAG
- a CDS encoding DUF1456 family protein — protein MNNNDILRRIRYTFNFSDAKMIDLFALADTKVTRSEISNWLKKDDDPDFQTIYDVQFATFLNGFINDRRGKREGEQAKPEKKLNNNIIFKKLKIALNLRDDDILEILKLVDMRVGKHELSAFFRNPAQKQYRNCKDQILRNFIHGMQIKYHIEEK, from the coding sequence ATGAATAATAACGATATACTACGCCGTATTCGATATACTTTTAATTTTAGCGATGCAAAAATGATAGATTTATTTGCTTTAGCCGACACAAAAGTAACACGTTCTGAAATAAGTAACTGGTTAAAAAAAGATGATGATCCCGACTTTCAGACAATTTATGACGTGCAATTTGCCACATTTTTAAATGGATTTATAAACGATAGACGTGGTAAAAGAGAGGGAGAACAAGCAAAGCCGGAAAAAAAATTAAATAATAATATTATTTTTAAAAAACTGAAAATTGCCTTAAACCTAAGAGATGACGACATACTAGAAATTCTTAAACTAGTTGATATGCGTGTTGGGAAACATGAATTAAGTGCTTTCTTTCGTAATCCTGCACAAAAGCAATACCGTAACTGTAAAGATCAGATTCTACGTAACTTTATTCACGGAATGCAGATAAAATATCATATTGAAGAAAAATAA
- a CDS encoding thiamine-binding protein: MSVLVNFAIFPTDKGTSVSKEVSEVLKTIINSGFDYNLNAMGTVFETKTMEQALQIIQEAYNVLKQHERVYLVVNMDIQKNKDGRILTKIQSVENKLKTRS, encoded by the coding sequence ATGTCAGTACTTGTTAATTTTGCTATTTTCCCGACGGATAAAGGGACTAGTGTAAGTAAAGAGGTTAGTGAAGTTTTAAAGACCATTATCAATAGTGGTTTTGATTATAACTTAAATGCAATGGGAACCGTTTTTGAAACCAAAACAATGGAACAGGCATTGCAAATAATTCAAGAAGCATATAATGTTTTAAAGCAGCACGAAAGAGTGTATTTGGTTGTAAATATGGATATTCAGAAAAATAAAGATGGTCGTATTTTAACTAAAATACAATCTGTTGAAAATAAGCTTAAAACGCGGAGTTAA
- the glpK gene encoding glycerol kinase GlpK: MKKYILALDQGTTSSRAVIFDKKGNIVSIAQKEFTQYFPKPGWVEHDPTEIWSSQVGILAEATTKKGLSAENIAAIGITNQRETVIVWDKKTGEAVYNAIVWQDKRTAKYCDELKELGKTDLIRKKTGLVIDSYFSATKVKWILDNVKGVRARAEAGELVLGTIDTWLIWNLTKGELHITDVTNASRTLLFNINTMQWDDELLELFTIPKSMLPTVKQSSEIYGYTTTTLFASKIPISGIAGDQQAALFGQMCTKAGMVKNTYGTGCFMLMNIGEKPLLSKNQLLTTVAWKINGKTHYAFEGSIFIGGAVVQWLRDSLKIIKTSDEVEKLARSVESSEGVYFIPAFAGLGAPHWNQYAQGTIFGLTRGSTDAHIARAALESIAYQTMDVLKAMEADSGILIKELRVDGGATVNNLLMQFQSDVLNTITVRPKIIETTVMGAAFLAGLAVGFWDNLEEIQKIWQTDVRFSPSKERDTFETGIKNWEKAINTLQYWTK, translated from the coding sequence ATGAAAAAATACATTCTCGCCCTTGATCAAGGAACAACAAGTTCTCGCGCAGTCATCTTTGATAAAAAAGGAAATATAGTTTCCATAGCACAAAAAGAATTCACACAATATTTTCCTAAACCCGGTTGGGTAGAACATGACCCAACAGAAATATGGTCGTCGCAGGTAGGCATACTAGCTGAAGCTACCACTAAAAAAGGTTTGAGTGCCGAGAATATTGCTGCTATCGGCATAACCAATCAACGTGAGACCGTTATTGTTTGGGATAAAAAAACCGGAGAAGCTGTTTATAATGCTATTGTTTGGCAAGATAAAAGAACTGCAAAATATTGTGATGAGCTAAAAGAATTGGGAAAAACCGATTTGATACGAAAAAAAACCGGCCTTGTAATTGATTCCTACTTTTCGGCAACTAAAGTAAAATGGATATTAGATAATGTAAAAGGCGTAAGAGCTCGTGCCGAAGCCGGCGAACTTGTTTTGGGCACTATTGACACTTGGTTGATCTGGAATCTGACCAAAGGAGAATTACACATAACCGATGTTACCAACGCCTCCAGAACACTCCTTTTTAACATCAATACCATGCAATGGGATGATGAATTATTAGAGCTATTTACTATTCCTAAAAGTATGCTCCCCACAGTAAAACAATCGAGTGAGATATATGGATATACCACAACGACTTTATTTGCTAGTAAAATTCCTATTTCAGGAATTGCCGGAGATCAACAAGCAGCGTTATTTGGTCAAATGTGCACCAAAGCCGGTATGGTAAAAAACACATACGGAACAGGGTGTTTTATGTTAATGAATATTGGAGAAAAGCCTTTACTATCAAAGAACCAACTACTTACAACAGTAGCATGGAAAATAAACGGCAAAACACATTATGCTTTTGAGGGAAGTATTTTTATTGGAGGAGCAGTTGTGCAATGGTTACGTGACAGTTTAAAAATTATTAAAACTTCCGACGAAGTAGAAAAACTGGCACGTTCTGTAGAAAGCTCAGAAGGAGTTTATTTTATCCCTGCCTTTGCGGGATTAGGAGCACCTCATTGGAATCAATACGCACAAGGAACAATATTTGGACTCACACGCGGAAGTACAGATGCTCACATTGCAAGAGCGGCATTAGAATCTATAGCTTATCAAACCATGGATGTGTTAAAAGCTATGGAAGCCGACTCCGGAATCCTAATTAAAGAACTTAGGGTTGACGGTGGAGCAACAGTTAATAATCTGCTAATGCAATTTCAATCTGATGTCTTAAACACTATTACGGTACGTCCAAAAATAATCGAGACAACAGTTATGGGAGCAGCATTTTTAGCCGGATTGGCTGTAGGTTTTTGGGATAATCTTGAAGAGATCCAAAAAATATGGCAAACAGACGTACGCTTCTCTCCCTCAAAAGAAAGAGATACATTTGAAACCGGAATAAAAAACTGGGAAAAAGCAATAAATACTTTACAATATTGGACAAAATAA
- a CDS encoding uroporphyrinogen-III synthase, whose protein sequence is MMKIFSSSSIIILSIVIFLTSCKSQDSSKKSLNGKTILVTAPSNYALRFANIIEEAGGKAVLLPSVETIINPNTHDVDSIWQHSKNIDWVILPSRKAMDAFFYKSNRDTIFSNNISELKFCAIGNDIHYLKEKYNIIAAIEPIESGPNGIVDALRKLPNIQGKNIVVVAPLVIGLTEPNVIPNFIRNLKGLKANVTKAEGYITQLSDSLNFLSEIELLKNGKIDIIAFTSTAEIEALIKLTSTELIDKQTVVCFGPYTGNNAKKLGLHPEYIGKKYSSFEDFVSGISDYLRKKK, encoded by the coding sequence ATGATGAAAATATTCTCCTCTTCAAGCATAATAATATTATCAATAGTTATTTTTTTAACATCCTGTAAATCACAAGACAGCTCCAAAAAATCTTTAAACGGTAAAACTATTCTTGTTACTGCTCCCTCCAATTATGCTCTTCGTTTTGCAAATATTATTGAAGAAGCCGGAGGAAAAGCGGTTCTGTTACCAAGTGTAGAAACAATAATAAATCCCAACACCCATGATGTCGATAGTATTTGGCAGCATTCTAAAAATATCGATTGGGTAATTTTACCAAGTCGTAAAGCTATGGATGCTTTCTTTTACAAATCAAATCGAGATACAATATTCTCAAATAATATTTCTGAACTAAAATTCTGCGCTATTGGAAATGACATTCATTATCTAAAAGAAAAATACAATATCATTGCCGCCATTGAACCAATAGAATCAGGTCCTAATGGTATTGTAGATGCATTAAGAAAATTACCAAATATTCAGGGGAAAAATATTGTAGTTGTTGCCCCATTGGTTATCGGGCTTACAGAACCCAACGTTATCCCCAACTTTATTCGAAATCTCAAAGGACTAAAAGCAAACGTAACAAAAGCAGAAGGATATATCACTCAATTATCCGATTCTCTAAACTTTTTAAGCGAAATAGAGTTACTTAAAAATGGAAAGATTGACATAATTGCATTTACGAGCACTGCCGAAATTGAAGCCTTAATAAAGCTTACGTCAACAGAACTTATTGACAAACAAACTGTTGTTTGCTTTGGACCTTATACTGGTAATAATGCCAAAAAATTAGGTTTACATCCGGAGTATATCGGAAAAAAATACAGCTCTTTTGAGGATTTTGTTTCCGGAATTTCGGATTACCTTAGAAAAAAGAAATAA
- a CDS encoding nodulation protein NfeD, with the protein MKSKYIFLLFVILEFSGYYAAGQNTDSTTVNNKNKIIYQFDIQEEIAAPVWHKTQKAFKEAKALNAGLIIINMNTYGGQVDAADSIRTRILNCDIPVYVLINNNAASAGALISIACDSIYMVPGSNIGAATVVNQTGQAMPDKYQSYMRSMMRSTAEANGRDPQIAQAMVDPRIVIPGLIDSTMVLTFTPSEAIENGFCEAEIKNITDLLQYLKIENYQVKKQELKATDKIIRFLINPMVSSILIMMIVGGIYFELQSPGIGFPFAAAILGAILYFAPHYIEGLAEHWEIAVFIAGVILLAIEIFVIPGFGISGITGILFIIGSLALATVRNVGFHFEIPDITKLVYSLLYVSLASLLGLIISYYLTSKLFGNEHFSSLSLMSVQKKEDGFSIKDSSYANLLGSKGIAQTVLRPSGKIKIENTYYDAVAKIGYIEKGEKIEVVGYENAQLIVMKQI; encoded by the coding sequence TAGAATTTTCAGGATATTATGCAGCTGGTCAAAATACCGACTCTACCACTGTTAACAATAAAAACAAAATAATATATCAATTTGATATTCAGGAAGAAATAGCAGCTCCCGTTTGGCATAAAACACAAAAAGCATTTAAGGAAGCAAAAGCTTTAAATGCCGGACTAATCATCATCAATATGAATACCTACGGCGGACAAGTAGATGCTGCCGACTCCATACGTACCCGAATTTTAAATTGTGATATTCCTGTTTACGTACTCATTAACAACAATGCAGCTTCGGCAGGAGCTTTAATTTCCATCGCCTGCGATAGTATTTATATGGTTCCCGGATCAAATATTGGTGCTGCTACAGTAGTAAACCAAACAGGACAAGCAATGCCCGACAAATACCAATCGTATATGCGAAGCATGATGCGTTCTACTGCCGAAGCAAATGGTCGAGATCCACAAATAGCACAAGCAATGGTAGATCCCCGTATTGTTATTCCCGGGCTTATCGATTCTACAATGGTTCTCACTTTCACACCCTCCGAAGCTATAGAAAATGGCTTTTGCGAAGCTGAAATAAAAAACATTACAGATCTTTTACAATATCTAAAAATCGAAAACTATCAAGTTAAAAAACAAGAACTAAAAGCAACAGATAAGATTATTCGCTTTTTAATTAACCCTATGGTCAGTAGTATTTTAATTATGATGATAGTTGGAGGAATTTATTTCGAACTTCAATCTCCCGGCATTGGATTTCCTTTTGCTGCCGCAATCTTAGGAGCAATATTATATTTTGCACCTCACTATATTGAAGGTTTAGCAGAACATTGGGAAATTGCTGTTTTCATAGCTGGTGTTATTCTGCTTGCCATCGAGATTTTTGTTATTCCGGGTTTCGGAATTAGCGGGATTACGGGAATACTGTTTATTATTGGCTCCTTGGCACTTGCAACTGTACGTAATGTTGGTTTTCATTTTGAAATACCTGATATCACTAAATTAGTTTATTCTTTGCTTTATGTTAGTCTTGCTTCGCTTTTGGGCTTGATAATTTCTTACTACCTAACGAGTAAATTATTTGGCAATGAGCATTTTAGCTCATTAAGCTTAATGAGCGTTCAAAAAAAAGAAGACGGCTTTAGTATAAAAGATTCATCTTATGCAAACTTATTAGGTTCTAAAGGAATTGCACAAACGGTTTTAAGACCTTCGGGAAAAATAAAAATAGAAAATACGTACTACGATGCTGTTGCTAAGATAGGCTATATTGAAAAAGGAGAAAAAATAGAAGTTGTAGGCTATGAAAATGCACAACTTATAGTAATGAAACAAATATGA
- a CDS encoding histidine kinase — MLYRTISISSFKVCIAITFILGYSLSFTYAQQQSSSEYFKKIDDLINQDLNKALDYSIVLEKDYPGFKEELMLKQAQIFSGLGKFSQADSLLSLVSSSSIKNTSPEYRANLFILKAVALRYIENYSDAVLQVNKAEIIYAELDPQSVPYDVNMQYAQIYSLLGNYSKALDYIDISLKKGKDLNSEQEFALLFQKVLLYDQLNNLKEEYNSLERLNNLCKGDSLSIYLGKLKLAWADYYLSVHNYELALKFLNESENVFQEKNYRRYLYSVYIKKARVFAIKHNEFAQKLFLQQAIIQAENLGDISLIFEAKLKLADLFYLQNENDSAFRYVNSVIDNSPFLKQKIMAYDILKSICLRKNNYIDGLSALENRQILSDSLNTFELNKALASGQFDFDNSKYEEDKVEIENQLAVYKLASKNHILLIQFIGAALLLAMIFGFSLYFFIKSQNERKNSLLSQKLIYLQLNAHFIFNSLTAIQGLILKSKIVNAEHYLQIFADLMQNIIKLSTHPLIPLHEELSFLMAYMQLQKLRFGNDLNYEISISDEIDPQQISIPPFLIYPYLEYAIEFRIQKKGAKGSISIQFMIEENKLLIELEDNGIGFLVPQQAFLKRPNQDEILLFELTSNRLRELNSWRSKNYQMNLINSIDEKGEEKGILQFKIKI; from the coding sequence ATGCTTTATAGAACTATAAGTATTTCCTCTTTTAAAGTGTGTATAGCCATTACTTTTATTCTGGGCTATAGCTTATCTTTTACCTATGCTCAACAACAAAGCTCTTCCGAATACTTTAAGAAAATAGATGATTTAATAAATCAAGATTTAAATAAAGCCTTAGATTATTCTATAGTTTTAGAAAAAGATTATCCTGGATTTAAAGAAGAGTTGATGCTCAAACAAGCTCAGATATTTTCCGGCTTAGGAAAGTTCAGTCAAGCCGATTCTTTATTGAGTTTAGTTAGTAGTTCAAGCATTAAAAATACAAGTCCTGAATATAGAGCTAACCTTTTTATTCTTAAAGCTGTTGCTTTGAGGTATATCGAAAATTATTCTGATGCTGTGCTTCAGGTTAATAAAGCAGAGATAATATATGCCGAACTTGATCCTCAATCTGTTCCCTATGATGTAAATATGCAGTATGCACAAATTTATTCATTGTTAGGAAATTATTCTAAGGCATTAGACTATATAGACATAAGTCTGAAAAAAGGTAAGGATTTAAATAGTGAACAAGAATTTGCATTACTTTTTCAAAAAGTATTATTGTATGACCAACTGAATAATTTAAAAGAAGAATATAATTCTTTAGAGCGTTTAAACAATCTATGTAAAGGCGATAGTTTATCAATTTATTTAGGAAAATTGAAATTAGCTTGGGCAGACTATTATTTGTCGGTACATAATTATGAGCTGGCATTAAAATTTTTAAATGAGTCAGAAAATGTTTTCCAAGAAAAAAATTATAGAAGGTATTTATATTCTGTATACATTAAAAAAGCAAGGGTTTTTGCTATAAAACATAATGAATTTGCCCAAAAATTATTTTTACAGCAAGCAATTATCCAAGCTGAAAATTTAGGCGATATATCTTTGATTTTTGAAGCAAAATTGAAATTAGCCGACTTATTCTATCTTCAAAATGAAAACGATAGTGCTTTTAGGTATGTTAATTCAGTGATCGATAATTCGCCATTTCTTAAACAAAAGATAATGGCTTATGATATCTTAAAATCCATTTGTTTAAGAAAGAATAATTATATTGATGGATTAAGTGCTCTTGAAAATCGGCAGATATTAAGTGATAGCTTAAATACATTTGAATTGAATAAGGCACTTGCTTCAGGTCAATTTGATTTTGATAATTCTAAGTATGAAGAGGATAAAGTGGAAATTGAAAACCAGTTAGCAGTGTATAAACTTGCAAGTAAGAACCATATACTTTTAATACAATTTATTGGGGCGGCTTTGCTATTAGCGATGATTTTTGGTTTTTCTTTGTATTTCTTTATCAAATCACAAAACGAAAGAAAGAACAGTTTGTTATCTCAAAAGCTGATATATTTACAATTAAATGCTCATTTTATTTTTAATTCTTTAACGGCAATTCAGGGTTTAATACTAAAAAGTAAGATAGTTAATGCAGAGCATTATCTTCAAATATTTGCTGATTTAATGCAAAATATTATAAAGTTATCTACTCATCCTCTTATTCCACTACATGAAGAGTTGAGTTTTTTAATGGCTTATATGCAACTGCAAAAGTTGCGTTTTGGAAATGATTTAAATTATGAAATTTCTATAAGTGATGAGATAGATCCACAGCAAATTAGCATTCCGCCATTTTTGATTTATCCTTATTTGGAGTATGCAATTGAATTTCGTATACAAAAAAAAGGAGCAAAAGGATCTATAAGTATTCAATTTATGATAGAAGAGAATAAATTACTTATAGAATTGGAAGATAATGGAATAGGATTTTTAGTGCCACAACAAGCATTCTTAAAACGACCAAATCAGGATGAGATTTTATTATTTGAATTAACATCTAATCGTTTAAGAGAGCTTAATTCATGGCGTTCTAAAAACTATCAAATGAATTTGATTAATTCAATAGATGAAAAAGGTGAGGAGAAGGGTATTTTACAGTTTAAAATAAAGATATAG
- a CDS encoding O-acetyl-ADP-ribose deacetylase: protein MTIKLIQADITKLKVDAIVNAANASLLGGGGVDGAIHKAAGKELLEACKKFNGCKTGLVKITPGFLLKAKHIIHAVGPIYELHPVDIAEKLLISAYWESLQLADTVECQSIAFPNISTGVYGFPKERAAELAIHTVISFQKSNPKNINHIIFCCFEDENFRIYQKLLNV from the coding sequence ATGACCATTAAACTCATTCAGGCTGATATTACTAAATTGAAAGTCGATGCCATTGTAAATGCAGCTAATGCCAGTTTATTAGGTGGTGGTGGCGTAGATGGAGCTATTCATAAAGCTGCCGGAAAGGAATTATTAGAAGCTTGTAAAAAATTTAACGGTTGCAAAACAGGACTCGTTAAAATTACACCCGGCTTTTTGTTAAAAGCAAAACATATTATTCATGCTGTTGGCCCAATTTATGAGCTTCATCCGGTAGATATTGCCGAAAAGCTTCTAATTTCCGCCTATTGGGAAAGTTTACAACTCGCAGATACTGTTGAGTGTCAATCTATTGCTTTTCCAAATATTAGTACGGGAGTATATGGTTTTCCTAAAGAAAGAGCAGCTGAATTAGCTATACATACTGTAATAAGTTTCCAAAAATCAAATCCCAAAAATATTAATCATATTATTTTTTGTTGCTTTGAAGACGAAAACTTTAGAATTTATCAAAAATTATTAAACGTATAA